From a region of the Nitrospirota bacterium genome:
- the ruvX gene encoding Holliday junction resolvase RuvX has protein sequence MSGTSTRRILALDPGTKRIGVALSDELGWTAQPLETYERRSVAADVAHIQQLVDRHEVKRIVMGFPVRLDGTLGPAALQVQEFIGQLEQIVTIPIVTWDERMTTKAAEEVLIQANMSRRKRKGTVDRVAAAILLQSYLESLGADGGVAGSQPDATDPISAEGI, from the coding sequence GTGAGCGGCACGTCGACCAGACGAATTTTAGCCCTCGACCCGGGAACCAAGCGTATCGGGGTGGCCCTGAGCGATGAGCTAGGCTGGACCGCGCAGCCGCTGGAAACCTATGAGCGACGGTCCGTCGCAGCGGACGTGGCGCATATCCAGCAGTTGGTAGACCGACACGAGGTGAAGCGGATCGTGATGGGGTTCCCCGTGCGACTGGATGGAACGTTGGGGCCGGCCGCGTTGCAGGTCCAGGAGTTCATCGGGCAGCTGGAGCAAATCGTCACCATTCCCATCGTGACCTGGGATGAGCGGATGACGACCAAGGCGGCGGAAGAAGTCCTGATCCAGGCCAATATGAGCCGCAGGAAACGCAAGGGAACCGTGGACCGGGTGGCGGCCGCGATTCTTCTGCAGAGCTACCTGGAAAGCCTCGGTGCCGATGGAGGCGTCGCCGGTTCTCAACCTGATGCGACGGATCCCATCAGTGCGGAAGGGATATGA
- the mltG gene encoding endolytic transglycosylase MltG — protein sequence MRRGLALLLAGVGFCMAGAWLFQWATTTTVDRPGQGVVKTIEIPDGATFRQVAALLQREHLLWSQWGFLLLGKLTASDRRIVAGEYALRSDMSPKDLLAELRSGHVVLHPVTIPEGYTAAQIAELLDQRGVLEGKEFLRLVHDRDFIQSLSLETDSLEGYLFPSTYRLARRVKSKDVIATMVGSLRQVLTPELQARAKEVNMSVHDVLTLASVIEKESGVESERELVSAVFHNRLRRHIPLQSDPTVIYGIQNFDGNLTKKDLAAAGPYNTYRITGLPPGPIANPGAGAIRAALYPVPTNYLYFVSRNDGTHQFSSTLAEHNRAVEQYQRRPHRRQAKHLS from the coding sequence ATGAGACGAGGCCTGGCGCTCTTGTTGGCTGGCGTCGGCTTTTGCATGGCTGGGGCCTGGCTCTTCCAGTGGGCCACCACGACAACGGTCGATCGGCCTGGCCAAGGGGTGGTCAAGACCATCGAGATTCCAGATGGGGCGACATTTCGGCAGGTCGCGGCGCTGCTGCAACGGGAACACCTCCTCTGGAGCCAATGGGGGTTTCTGCTCTTGGGGAAATTGACGGCGTCGGATCGCCGGATCGTGGCGGGGGAATATGCGCTCCGGTCCGATATGTCGCCCAAGGACTTGCTGGCCGAGCTTCGAAGCGGCCACGTGGTGCTGCATCCGGTGACGATTCCGGAGGGGTATACCGCCGCTCAGATTGCCGAGCTGCTTGACCAAAGGGGAGTCTTGGAGGGCAAGGAATTTTTGCGCCTGGTGCATGATCGAGACTTCATCCAGAGCCTCAGTCTCGAGACGGATAGTCTTGAAGGGTATTTGTTTCCAAGTACCTACCGGCTGGCCAGGCGAGTCAAAAGCAAAGACGTGATCGCAACCATGGTGGGCAGCCTCCGGCAGGTCTTGACCCCGGAGCTTCAGGCTCGCGCGAAGGAAGTGAACATGAGCGTCCATGACGTGCTGACTCTGGCGTCGGTGATCGAAAAAGAGTCGGGCGTCGAGTCCGAGCGCGAACTGGTGTCGGCGGTGTTTCATAACCGCCTCCGGCGGCACATTCCACTCCAGAGCGATCCGACCGTCATCTACGGGATTCAGAATTTTGACGGCAATCTGACCAAGAAGGACCTGGCCGCCGCCGGTCCGTACAATACGTATCGCATCACCGGCCTTCCGCCGGGCCCCATTGCCAACCCCGGCGCAGGAGCTATCCGGGCGGCGCTCTACCCCGTGCCGACTAATTACCTCTATTTTGTTTCCCGCAACGACGGCACGCATCAGTTCTCCTCCACATTGGCGGAGCACAACCGGGCGGTGGAGCAGTACCAGCGTCGGCCGCATCGGCGTCAAGCCAAGCACCTGTCATGA
- the deoC gene encoding deoxyribose-phosphate aldolase encodes MTQRRDSHMSFDPQQDLAARIDHTILRPDATRADVMQLCEEAVQYRFTVVFVPPCYAAQAIKALAGRPVRVGIPVGFPHGMQTTAAKVGEAVEAVGLGVTVLDMVMNVSLLKSGDQALVRDDIAAVVHATPGAEHKVILETGYLTREEKLLACRLVIDAGADYVKTSTGFGPGGATVEDVQLLAQAAAGRAKVKASGGIRTLAATQALLTAGADRIGTSAGVAIMKEWRTALASSRP; translated from the coding sequence ATGACCCAGAGACGAGACTCGCACATGTCCTTCGATCCGCAGCAGGACCTTGCCGCCCGCATCGATCATACGATCCTCCGTCCCGATGCGACGAGGGCTGACGTCATGCAGCTCTGCGAGGAGGCGGTGCAGTATAGATTCACGGTCGTTTTTGTGCCTCCCTGCTACGCGGCCCAGGCCATCAAGGCCCTCGCCGGCCGACCTGTCCGTGTGGGCATTCCCGTCGGGTTCCCGCACGGGATGCAGACGACCGCCGCCAAAGTCGGCGAAGCGGTTGAAGCCGTCGGCTTGGGCGTCACGGTGCTGGATATGGTGATGAATGTCAGCCTCCTGAAGTCTGGCGACCAGGCCCTGGTTCGTGATGATATCGCCGCCGTCGTGCACGCTACGCCGGGTGCGGAGCATAAAGTCATTCTCGAAACCGGCTATCTGACGCGGGAGGAAAAGCTTCTGGCCTGTCGGCTGGTGATCGACGCGGGCGCCGATTATGTGAAAACCTCGACGGGATTCGGCCCCGGTGGGGCGACGGTCGAGGACGTGCAGTTGCTGGCTCAGGCGGCGGCGGGCCGCGCCAAAGTCAAAGCCTCCGGGGGCATCCGCACCCTGGCCGCCACGCAGGCGCTCCTGACCGCCGGGGCGGATCGGATCGGAACCAGCGCCGGTGTCGCGATCATGAAAGAATGGCGCACGGCGCTTGCGTCGTCACGACCGTGA